A window from Athalia rosae chromosome 5, iyAthRosa1.1, whole genome shotgun sequence encodes these proteins:
- the LOC125500879 gene encoding uncharacterized protein LOC125500879: protein MFVDLIDDRNIGCSLTSSSSACEVRRTKLVESSVIATDSDCLIKFSIYRKTDVLIDAMQGDQVRRIREAITKTNAERSNTTTRISQKDAFPPGTPQTWGSFPILLGYKTCNKIRERKTFQDGGLPLILFVITSCR, encoded by the exons ATGTTTGTCGACTTGATCGATGATCGAAATATCGGGTGTTCACTCACCAGCTCGTCGTCCGCTTGTGAGGTTAGAAGGACAAAGCTCGTCGAATCATCGGTAATCGCTACCGACAGTGATTgccttataaaattttcaatatatcgTAAAACAGATGTATTGATTGATGCTATGCAAGGTGATCAAGTTCGTCGAATTCGCGAAGCAATCAC GAAAACAAACGCCGAACGATCCAACACTACTACCCGGATTTCACAAAAGGATGCTTTCCCTCCTGGCACGCCACAAACTTGGGGTTCCTTTCCAATCCTACTCGGCTATAAAACCTGTAACAAAATCAGAGAGAGGAAAACTTTCCAAGATGGAGGTCTCCCGCTGATACTGTTCGTCATTACAAGTTGCAG GTGA